From Pleurocapsa minor HA4230-MV1, the proteins below share one genomic window:
- the acnB gene encoding bifunctional aconitate hydratase 2/2-methylisocitrate dehydratase: protein MLEGYRKHAAERAALGIPALPLTAQQTSELCEILKNPAAGEEEELLGLLRDRVPPGVDDAAYVKAGFLTGVAKGEINCPIVSAVEAVHLLGTMIGGYNVHSLVDLLKSEDKAIATEATTALSKTLLVFDAFNDVLELAKSNSFAQQVIDSWADAAWFTSRPQPPEAITVTVFNVPGETNTDDLSPAPHATTRPDIPLHALAMLESKMPDGLETIAQLKTKGHPVAYVGDVVGTGSSRKSAINSVLWHIGDEIPFVPNKKAGGYILGNKIAPIFFNTAEDSGALPIECDVSQMKTGDVITIHPYQGKITNEAGEVISTFTLKPDTIIDEVRAGGRIPLLIGRALTDKTRAALNLPVSSVFTRPSLPVDTGKGFSLAQKMVGKACGLTGVRPGTSCEPMMTTVGSQDTTGPMTRDELKELACLGFNADLTLQTFCHTAAYPKPVDINTHKNLPDFFSTRGGVALRPGDGIIHSWLNRMLLPDTVGTGGDSHTRFPLGISFPAGSGLVAFAAALGVMPLDMPESVLVRFTGELQPGITLRDIVNAIPWVAIQQGKLTVSKENKQNVFNGRVMEMEGLPDLKVEQAFELTDATAERSCSGSTIKLSENTVAEYLRSNIALLKNMVARGYSDGRTLMRRVAKMEQWLANPELMSADKDAEYADTIEINLSEIKEPIVAAPNDPDNVKLMSECAGDKVDEVFIGSCMTNIGHYRAAAKILEGAGVVKGRLWVCPPTRMDEKQLREEGIYGIFAAAGARTEMPGCSLCMGNQARVEDNATVFSTSTRNFNNRMGKGAQVYLGSAELAAVCALLGKIPTVDEYMAVVKEKIAPFEGDLYRYLNFDQIENFADEGRVIALEDMPKIEDILGMPV, encoded by the coding sequence ATGCTAGAAGGCTATAGAAAACACGCAGCAGAAAGAGCAGCCTTGGGTATTCCTGCTTTACCTTTAACGGCACAACAAACTTCAGAATTATGTGAAATTTTAAAAAATCCAGCAGCAGGCGAAGAAGAGGAACTGTTGGGGTTGTTGCGCGATCGCGTCCCCCCTGGTGTAGATGATGCAGCCTATGTTAAGGCTGGTTTCTTAACTGGTGTAGCTAAGGGTGAAATTAACTGTCCGATAGTTTCGGCGGTAGAGGCAGTACATTTACTGGGAACGATGATTGGCGGCTATAACGTTCATTCTCTGGTGGATTTACTCAAGTCTGAAGATAAGGCGATCGCTACAGAAGCAACTACGGCTTTAAGCAAGACTCTATTAGTGTTTGATGCCTTTAACGACGTATTAGAACTGGCTAAAAGTAATTCTTTTGCCCAGCAGGTAATTGATTCTTGGGCAGATGCAGCTTGGTTTACTAGTCGTCCTCAGCCACCTGAAGCCATTACCGTAACGGTATTTAATGTACCAGGGGAAACAAACACCGACGATCTATCTCCTGCACCCCACGCCACTACTCGTCCCGATATTCCCCTCCACGCCTTAGCAATGCTAGAGTCGAAGATGCCTGATGGCTTGGAAACTATTGCCCAGTTAAAAACCAAAGGTCATCCTGTAGCTTATGTCGGTGATGTAGTTGGTACTGGTTCATCTCGTAAATCGGCAATTAACTCGGTGCTATGGCATATTGGTGACGAAATCCCCTTTGTGCCTAATAAAAAAGCTGGGGGTTATATTTTAGGCAATAAAATTGCACCGATCTTCTTCAATACAGCAGAAGATTCTGGGGCATTACCCATTGAGTGCGATGTCTCTCAGATGAAAACAGGAGATGTCATTACTATTCATCCCTATCAAGGCAAAATTACTAACGAAGCGGGTGAGGTGATTTCTACTTTTACCCTCAAACCAGACACGATCATTGATGAAGTTCGTGCGGGGGGAAGAATTCCCTTACTTATTGGTCGCGCCTTAACTGATAAAACTCGTGCAGCCTTAAACTTACCTGTCTCATCAGTCTTTACTCGTCCGTCTCTACCAGTCGATACTGGCAAAGGCTTTTCTCTGGCACAAAAAATGGTCGGCAAGGCTTGTGGTTTAACTGGAGTTCGCCCAGGTACATCCTGCGAGCCAATGATGACTACAGTTGGTTCTCAAGATACCACTGGGCCAATGACTAGAGATGAATTAAAAGAGTTAGCCTGTCTTGGTTTCAATGCCGATTTAACTCTGCAAACTTTCTGTCATACCGCAGCTTATCCCAAGCCTGTGGATATCAATACTCACAAGAATTTACCAGACTTTTTCTCTACTCGTGGTGGTGTAGCCTTACGCCCAGGAGATGGAATTATTCACTCTTGGCTCAATAGAATGTTGTTACCCGACACAGTGGGGACTGGTGGCGACTCCCATACTCGCTTTCCTCTCGGCATCTCTTTCCCTGCTGGTTCTGGTTTAGTCGCCTTTGCAGCAGCATTAGGAGTCATGCCTTTAGATATGCCTGAATCTGTGCTGGTTCGTTTCACAGGAGAATTACAGCCAGGAATTACTCTCAGAGATATTGTTAACGCTATTCCCTGGGTGGCTATTCAACAAGGAAAACTAACCGTCTCCAAAGAAAATAAGCAAAATGTCTTTAACGGACGAGTCATGGAAATGGAAGGCTTGCCCGATCTTAAAGTAGAACAGGCATTTGAACTTACCGATGCTACCGCCGAGCGTTCTTGTTCTGGCAGTACGATTAAACTTAGCGAAAATACCGTTGCTGAATATCTACGTTCTAATATAGCGCTGCTAAAAAACATGGTAGCGCGGGGTTACAGTGATGGTCGTACCTTAATGCGTCGGGTAGCCAAAATGGAACAATGGTTAGCCAATCCTGAATTAATGTCTGCGGACAAAGATGCAGAATATGCCGACACAATTGAAATCAACCTGAGTGAAATCAAAGAACCGATCGTTGCTGCACCCAACGATCCTGATAACGTCAAGCTCATGTCAGAATGTGCGGGAGACAAAGTAGATGAAGTGTTTATTGGTTCTTGCATGACTAACATTGGACACTATCGCGCTGCTGCTAAGATCCTCGAAGGTGCGGGAGTCGTCAAAGGAAGACTCTGGGTGTGTCCTCCTACTCGCATGGATGAAAAACAACTCCGTGAAGAAGGAATATATGGCATCTTTGCTGCTGCTGGCGCTCGGACTGAAATGCCTGGCTGTTCCCTCTGTATGGGTAATCAAGCCCGTGTGGAAGATAACGCCACTGTCTTTTCTACTTCTACCCGTAACTTCAATAACCGTATGGGTAAAGGCGCGCAGGTTTACTTAGGTTCAGCGGAATTAGCTGCTGTATGTGCCTTGTTGGGTAAGATTCCTACAGTGGATGAATATATGGCAGTTGTCAAAGAGAAAATTGCTCCCTTTGAAGGTGATTTATATCGCTATCTCAACTTCGATCAGATTGAGAATTTTGCCGATGAAGGTAGAGTGATTGCGTTAGAAGATATGCCTAAGATTGAGGATATTTTAGGGATGCCTGTTTGA